GACAGACACAACAATCATGAAAACAGGAATCACACATGATGGACAAGTGTGGAAACAATGAGTGTCATTTTTTAAAGACAGCTGAGACCCAAAACAATCTTCTGGACCGTCAGTGTCGTCCAGCCCCGGTTCTTCGAagatggtaaatggactacacttatacagcgctttttcatctgcattagcagagaccaaagcgctttacactgtattatcacattcacccattcacacacacattcacacaccggtggaggcggctgccatgcaaggcgctcagtccacccaccgggggcaattcagggttcagtgtcttgcccaaggacacttcgacatgcagacagggggagacgggaatcaaactaacaacctcccgattatcagatgactgctctccccactgatccacagccacCCCTGAAGATGAGCAGAAAACCGATCCAAACCTGGCATACTTCACATAGCCGCAATCAACTCTGGACTGTTTCATGTCCAACCTCTGCCCTATGGCCAACCTCCACCCAATCTCCAACCTCCCATTCCTGTCTACAATTTTGAACGGGTGTAGCCTCACCGCTCCAAAGCCACACGGCCTCCAAAGATCTGGACAAAGCTTTCAGTCTGGACTCTGGCCCAAACACTGGACTGAAACAGCTCTGCTCAGAacatccatcctcctccacctcactgctgccttcagcaccatccacctctccatcctcctccacctcaccgGCCCACTGCAGCAGCCTCCTTTCTGATTTACCCTCCAAGCAAACTTCAAACGCCTCCACCCATCTCTTCAGCCACACCCGCTCACCTCCATCAACGCTGTCCTTCAAcatctccactggctccctgtcaaACAATGCAGAACATTCAAGCTCCACCTCCTCAACCACAATGCCCTCCATCACCAGGCCCCCTCTCTTTACTTTCTTTAATTCGAGAATGAAACAGATGcagtcagagaagaagaaatcaacCTGGAATCTGAGATGCTCATTCAGACGTCAGGAGAAAATGCGCCTCTATGCAGACGACAGCAGTGTTTCTGGTCCAGTGCGTCACACTGCGGGGGGTCTTACCCACGGTGAGGTGGGACGAGTTGACGCAGTTCCTCTGGGTGTCGTCCAGGACCAGCGGCGGCGGGCAGCTGCAGTAATACGAGCCCACCGTGTTGACACAAACTCCGCCCACACAGCTCTCTTCCTCACACTCGTCGTGgtctgagagacacacacacacacacacacacacacacacacacacacacacacacacacacacacacacacacacaggattgaCGGGTGGGCAGGGGGAAGGCTGAGGGGCGGGGAGGCGGAGGGTTTCGTACCGACACACTCCAGCAGTGTGCTGTTATAAACGTATCCGCTGGAGCAGTAGCAGCTGTATCCCGGGATGTTGTTCACACACACGCCGTTCTTACACACCTCTGGATGGAAGCGTTTACACTCGTCCACATCTGGAAGAGCAgagtaaaagaagaagaaagaaaaagaagttattttaaagtgttgattttattttaaaagtgtgtgtgtgtgtttgtgtgtgtgtgtgtgtgtgtgtgtgtgtgtttgagcgtgtgtgtgtgtgtgtgtgtttaccagtGTAACTGAAGGCCCCTGCTCCAGCTGTGATGTACCCTCTCCCACTGGGgcacagagacagaaactgggctgaaacacacacagacacacgggCGGTGGTTGAGAGCTCGgcggctgacctctgaccctgcggCCGTGCCGTGGCagtctcacctgtgtgtgtgggggggcaGCGGTGGTACTGGCAGCCCAGGCCCCAGCCCTCCCCCACCGTGCAGCAGCACTCCTGctggctgctgttggtggccaGCAGGCTGCAGGTGCCGCGGTCCGCCAAGTGGTAGTAGCACTCTCTCAACTCCCCGGGCCGAGGGGGGGGCAGGTCCACAGCgtgagggggggcggagggggaggaggaagaggaggaggaggagaaggaggaggaggaggacgacgaggacgaggacgaggaggaggaggtggaggtggaggaggaggggagtcTCGCTGTGTCGAAAGGAAAATCACACTCTGACTGGAAGACATCCTCAccattatctgtgtgtgtgtgtgtgtgagacctttGTCCATAGTGACGTGCGtacctgctgctgtcctcacacactctctgctgGGGGGGTCGAACTCAAGTCCCActtggtcacacacacactggaaggaTCCCGCCATGTTGACACAACGAGCCGAACCGCACACACCCggctgagacacacactcatccacatCTGACACACAACGACACATAAACGCGTTCACGGCTCTGTGAGCTCAGagggcttgtgtgtgtgtgtgtgtgtgtgtgtgtgtgtgtgtgtgtgtgtgtgtgtgtgtgtgtgtgtgtgtgtgtgtgtgtgtgtatggacaCTGACCTGCACACCGGCCGCCGTCCGTCCCCTGGTAGCCCGGCTCACAGGAAGTGAGACAGCGGAACGAACCGATGGTGTTCTCACAccgctgagacacacacacggacccaccagaggacacacactcatctacgtctgaggggtgggggggggtggggggggtggggggggggggggggggggtcagtgaaGCTGAACAGAGTTCTTAGAccaatacagtgtgtgtgtgtgtgtgtgtgtgtgtgtgtgtgtgtgtgtgtgtgtaccgagGCAGGCGGTCCTCTCAGGGTTGCTGGTGAAGCCGGTTtgacacacacaactgaagGAGCCGTCAGTGTTCACACATCTtccatctgaacacacaccaggCCTGACACACTCGtccacatctacacacacacacacacacacacagacacacacacacacacaggataaaGGTTACTGACTGAAGTGAAGCCGGAGCCGGCGCGGTGGCTCACCAAGACAGGCCGTCCGGTTGGCGCTCAGTCTGAACCCGGgggaacacacacaggtgaaggAGCCGGGTGTGTTCACACACTCCCCCCGGGAGAAGCACAGGTCGCCCTCCACACACTCGTCGATGTCTGAGAAGAGCAGCGGCCGATGACTGAGGAGTGGGTGAGAGGTGGACGGCGGACGGCGTGCTGCTTCGCTCACCTCTGCACTGCCGCCCCAGGCCCACGGTTCGATACCCGGGCGCGCAGTCGCACCTGAAGGAGCCGGGCGtgttcacacacagctgctccgcctcacacactccgacacgcacacactcgtccacatctgcagcaaacagcagagagacagaggacattGTTCCTGTCAAGTGTCAGAAAGTTCTGGAAGGTTCCGGGTGTCTCTGGCCGCTCCGGCGCCATTTGTCACCTTGACAGACGCCATTCAGGCTGCTGAATCCCGgctgacaggaaacacaccggTACGAACCCACCgtgttcacacactgctgcccCGGACACTGGGAATCCTGCGCACACTCGTCCACATCtgggacagacacacacacaatttggaGATTTCATTGTTCACAGACCTAATAAAGACTTgcattttcattgtgtgtgtgtgtgtgtgtgtgtgtgtgtgtgtgtgtgtgtgtgtgtgtgtgtgtgtgtgtgtacctgtacACTCTCCACTGACACTCTGGTATCCAGATGCACAGTCCACACAGCTGTAGGATCCCTCAGtgttcacacactgctgacCGGGACACGACTCAGAGTTCTCACACTCGTTTATGTCTGCaaacccccacacacacacacacacacacacacacacacacacaccagaggatATTTAGTTATAAGAATAAAACATATCAgcggacccaccacccgccgagggaaccgtaggggccgggtgcagtgtggattgggcggattgggtggcagccgacggcagggtgcacGGCGACCCGATCCTTGGACACAGAGACTACCTCTAgggacattccatgtccctagaggtCCCTAGAAATCCCTAGAGGTATGTCACCTCGTTGCGGGGGGAAGGaacccgagcttgtgagggaggtcgGGAGGaatcgggctcacctccacacacatcctgggctctggaacccaacctctcatGAGCACCCTCCaaagggtgctcgagggttcgtgggagttcttGTGTGGGGTGcttcgggaatacggagtccggggcccctgtTTAAGGGccatccggtctctgtatgactggagtagaagtctggtccgcattgccggtaAGTCGGActtgttcccggtgcatgttggactccggcagggctgccatTTGTCATCAGCtcaatctttatggacagaatttgtaGGTGTAGCCAGGGGTaggagggggtccagtttggggaccacaggatttcatctttgctttttacagatgatgttgtcctgttggcttcatcgaacctggacctgcagTATGCTCTgcggcggttcgcagccgagtgtgaagtgacatGGATGatgatcagcacctccaaatcggAGGCCACGGTCCTCAACTGAAAGAAGGTGGCTTGctctctccaggtcggtggagagactctggcccaagtggaggagtttaagtatcttggggtcttgttcacgagtggggaacggatggagcatgagactgacaggcggagcggtgcagcgtctgcagtgatgttGTATCGTTGTatcggtcgttgtatcggtccatcgtggtgaagaaggagccgaaaggcgaagctctcgattgaccggtcaatctatgttcccaccctcatctatggtcatgaactttgggtcatgactgaaagaacaagatcccggatacaagcggctgaaatgagcttcctccgtagggtggctgggcgcttccttagagatagggtgaggagctcagtcaccagggaggagctcagagtagagctgctactcctccacattgagaggagccagctgagggggctcgggcatctgtttaggatgcttcctggacgcctccctggggaggtgttccaggcatgtcccaccgggaggagaccctggggaagacctaggacatgctggagagactatgtctctctgctggcctgggaatgccttgggatcctcccggaagagctggaggaagtgtctggggacagggaagtctgggcatctctgctgagactgctgacTCCGCGACCCGGTTCCAGACAAGAGGtagagaatggatggatggaacataTCGTTGAGTGATGTGAGTTTAATCTATAGGTGGCAGCGTTgagtaatttttatttttctgtgtgtgtgtgtgtgtgtgtgtgtgtgtgtgtgtgtgtgtgtgtgtgtgtgtgtgtgtgtgtgtgtgtgtgtctttgtaccTGTACATAGTCTGTTGGTCAGTGTGTATCCAGCAcgacaggacacacacctgtAAGATCCCACAGAGTTCACACACATCTGCCCAGGACACTGAGATGGTTCTGCACACTCATCAATAtctacacaaaaacaaacacacataacaGAGAGTTATTTCTTctctgactgattgattgacttGTTGACTtattgattgactgactgactgactgactgactgaatgatcCATACCTGTGCAGGTGTTGTTCTTGAGCTTGTAACCATGATGACAGACACAGCGAAAGCTTCCAGGTGTGTTCTCACAGCGACCATTGGAGCACGGAGCCTGACGACACTCGTCAATGTCTGGAACAGATACAACAACACAATCCATCTCCTTCACCGTGTTTGTGTTAcctgtgcagatgtgtgtgatgcctgtgcaggtgtgtgtgtgttacctgtgcaGAGCCTGTTGAGCAGTCCGTAGCCTGGCCTGCAGGACAGGCAGCGGTACGAGCCCTGAGAGTTTATGCACTCCTGCCCGGGACACTGCAGAGGGTCCAGACATTCGTCCACGTCTGAAACGAAGCAGACTTCAGAGCCACTCCGGCCCAGCGAGGCGTCATCGGCATACAGTCGTTCCACAGCCATGTTTACCTGTGCAGGTGTTCCCGCTGAGCTTGTAACcgaggtgacacacacacctgtagctGCCCGGCGTGTTGTCGCAGCGGCCGTGGCCGCAGGGATTCTGCACACACTCGTCAATGTCTGAGGATCCGCCGGGAGACACGTTAACTCCAGATCACCTGCTCTCACCTGAGCCCGCCGGCGAAGCGTGTCTCACCTTGGCAGTGTGTTCGCTGGGAGCCGAGCTGGAATCcctcgtcacacacacacgtgtgtgtccCACCGGGCTGATCCACACACAGGCCACGCCCACACACGCCTGgtctgctctcacacacacctcgcaCTGCTGCAAgtacatagacacacacacacacacacacacacacacacacacacacacacacacacacacacacacacacacacacacacaaacatttagtTTCAGTACCTGTAAAGATTTAATGTACCATATTGGCCCAAATaaaagacgatgttttttttcagaaattgtCTCCTCCAAAATGGGGTCGTAcgataatcgaggactagattgtcgttatACATCCACGctgctagatggagccaaagtaccggtgaccaggaCGTAAATGGAGCGTCACacaatgatctgatgaaaaatggaggaacgtgaccatctggaactAAGGACActagacaagtgagcaaacaacagaggcgaagttttgatgccaactttaaactgatgtttcaacacagcagagtcaataAACAACTGCCAAGCTCCCAAGATATATTAAACTTAATTATTAATGCatatgaagttgaatagaacttgcaTTTGATGGTTATCAAGTTATTTACATCactaatgcagttattgaacctttgaggttcttatttgttgcttattcactgagtcatagcctcagattttgagaaagggaatATAGTTTATTTAAtgctgcagtaatatttcttgatctcaTATCACATATAATGTTGTCTATGTTGTAAGTTTTCCTAGAATAACTGTACAATAAAAACTTGTTTTATGAGtcaccttattgtcttcaacatatttttattttcacaaaatgatatttgaaaactTGAAAATTCCCGGGGAAATTTTGgctttgtgcctgccagctgcttccgaatatgtgtgtgtgtgtgtgtgtgtgtgtgtgtggtgtgtttgtgtatttgtataACTTCTCCATACTCCtcctgtgagctctgagctgcgaTCAAATGGAAAAGACCGAAAAACCTGCAAGAagttacaaaaagcagaaaaaagttacaaaatcttgaaaaagttgaaaacatcttaaaaatgtggaaaaaagctgataaaggctgaaaaagttgaaaaagggttaaaaaattaaaaaaaaaaattgaaagaagctgaaaagggttgaaaaattgagaaaagttgaaaaaaagtagaaaaagttacaaaaagttcagaaatgctgaaaaaatgtcacaaagttgaaaaagcagAAGAGAGCAGTAAACAGCAATAGAGTCAGtttcagagtaacagaggatcaatagagctccagtcttaatggaaaactccagactcatcaagcagcagtcagcacaacaggtgtgtctgttgcaatggagaccagctgcacaacagccatgacagtgaatcagtactttttcatgcagtgcgcatggttgaaaaAATGGCGTTTCTCGGGGACCGAGGGGCGaaattgaaaaaagttttttcacagtgtgaatcacaagcctttcatggatgtgtcctgaaaatgtcatgtctgtaggatcatccattaaGCCATACCGATTGTgtgaacacgagtgaagttttggattcaggcgtctccgAAATgtattggagcggatgggagaaaatcctgcgctctcctcaaacaaatgcctctggagagagaaccgtctgagatagagacaaaggctacgttcacactgcagggcttaatgctcaattcggatttttttgtgaaatccgatttttttgcgagttcgttcacatttacaatgaaATGCGAcatgtatgtgatctcccgtctgaacggaataccacccaaaagtgtcccgcatgtgcagaagaggacagaacaacgtcacgcagcagcgcgcttcagtgtttgcggaactcacaaacaagaaacagaatctgtagcttttcaagcgtcgatgattgATTTAAGAACTGATAAAACACGCCTTCTTACAACTGAACACTGAGCAATCATTTGAGCACAGCGCTTCTAATCAGCTGCGCTgagctccgtctgtgtgtgtgtgtgtgtgtgtgtgtgtatgtgtgtgtgagagagagagagagagggagggagagagagagagagagagagagagagagagagagagagagagagagagggagagagcgcaCATGTggatattatttatttttttctctccattgtcctggcgctgcagaatttagcgaatgagaaggaagagagccaagtttttggccatggcgttttgtggggcagtggcagcaacaTCCGTCCAGAGAGACGCAGCCAGGAGTGGTGGGACAGTGATGTGAGAGGCTTTgatgatacggagttcaataataattttcggatgacaagaactcccttaatgtacgtctgcgagcgcctttttttaacactcacggtaagacacacgtcttcggcGCCCCATATCGTGATGTGtcggtcggataaatgcgacctggccgttcagactgaagtcgcatggcaaaagatcagatacgtatcggatttagcaccacatatccaagtggcctgggtcgcatttgaaaaaaatcggatctgtgtcgttcagactgtcaggaaaagatccgatacaggtcgcataggggcaaaaaaatcagatttgggtcacttcagcctgaagCGTGAACATCgccaaagtgactcaattgtatgtgtcacaagaaaaatccctacgttttgaggggtaatgtccagattgagccagaaatgtggccaggaggACAAGTAcagattttttgttttggtttaaatTGAGAGCTTCCCCCACTCTAAccgccactctcccactctagcttttccaatacgcACCCAtgataaactccaaaaacggctgaaattctctccgtacttgaaggctcacagtttaaatttggtaaaagatattgaaatgaggttttcacagGTGtgtagaggacaaaaatgcctacgttttggTGAAAACATGACATCTCTGAAAGTATGGCGACTCACCGTGGAGTTGTTCGGGGATGAATTTTTAGTGATTTTCAGAAAAAGTCTATGGGAAATGAATTTGACGAAAATGCCGGTTTTTGGGAATTTTCTCGGCAATGTTTTGCTGGAACGCCAAGAAAAGTCATAGAACACTATTCCCGGAATTTAGACACGTTTTTATGTGACttttgtggtgctgctccaaACGGTGCAGGACTAGTTTTCCGGCAAAGTTTTTGTGTCAGAAGAATAACAATTATTATAAAATGTCGACCTTTGATGAGGTCCGCCTGGGATAGTAATCTTTGGACCTTGCCaaggcaggcacaaagaaataggggtcgtcttagaATTAGAGTCgtcctatattcgggccaatacggtaaatcAGCACAGATTTGCATGGAGATGCTCCACTCACTGAGGACTTTGTTGGGTCGGGGTGTCGAGTTCACAGCCGGTCGAGTGTCCCttctgtctgcaagctgctgaGGAAGagacccggaggaggaggaggaggaggaggaggaggaggaggaggaggaggagcgagctCCTGCTGAAATGACACCACCAGTGGACAATGATTCAACATGaactgtaaaataaatgttttctatCTGGAACCTGTGCATCACTTCAAGGTTGCAGAAGGAACTTTTGATCGTTCCCACTGTTCCAAGTAGTTCCATTGTTCCCGGTGTAACGTGTCCTTCAGCCTGTGTTGGACTAACATTGCGTCTGGATGTATCCTTAATGTCACCGGTGTCCCCAGTCTCCCCAGTATTGTCAGTGTCCTCAGATTTTCACAATCTCCCCAGTATTCTAAATGTCTCCGGTATTCTAAATGTGCCCAGAATTCCCAGTGTTCCCAATATTCCCAAAGCCTCCAGTATTGCCAAAGTCAGCAACCAGAGCCCCAGTGTCATTACCAGTTTTAAACAGAACATCAGGTTTCCTACGGTGGCGTTTCTCTACTCTTCAGTCGCTCGctcaccatggaaacagaccccGTTAGTTATTTCTTAGTTACCTTGACTCCCACTGGACGCTGGCCTCTGTTGAGCCCTGGATGATGGAACGGAGTCCGGCTGGCTCTGCTGGTCCAACAGTCCCCCCTGGCCGGCCGTGGCGCCCCCGGTGCTGGGCTGTACGGGCCGAGAAGAGGACCGGGAGATTGGAGGAGGCTGAGGATGGAGCTGGGGCGGACGCTGAGGTGGAGCTTGAGGTTGAGGTTGTGGTTGAATCCGTGGTGGAGGCTGGGGCGGAGCTTGTGGTTGAATCCGTGGTGGAGGCTGGGGCGGAGCTTGTGGTTGAATCCATGGTGGAGGCTGGGGCGGAGCTTGTGGTTGAATCCGTGGTGGAGGCTGGGGCGGAGCTTGTGGTTGAATCCGTGGTGGAGGCTGGGGCGGAGCTTGTGGTTGAATCCGTGGTGGAGGCTGGGGTGGAGCTTGTGGATGACTGTGTGTGGTCAcagctggtccaggtctggagctGCTCCCTCCAGCAGATGAAGTTTGTTCAGGCTGAGAACTTGAAGCACTGCTGCTACT
The sequence above is a segment of the Salarias fasciatus chromosome 14, fSalaFa1.1, whole genome shotgun sequence genome. Coding sequences within it:
- the LOC115400098 gene encoding LOW QUALITY PROTEIN: latent-transforming growth factor beta-binding protein 4-like (The sequence of the model RefSeq protein was modified relative to this genomic sequence to represent the inferred CDS: deleted 1 base in 1 codon), producing MLQPPRCALSLLILLSLALPAGGQAAGGAAGAADVIQVMFTPTVCKVLCSQNGCVNSCQRGNLTTLSSSAMDRRDGSHGPGSHGPGSHGPGSHGPGSHGPGSHGPGSHGPGFRVFVCPLLCKNGGVCLQRDRCLCPPGFTGRFCQIPSSSSSSSSSSSSSSSSSSSSLSSSSSSSPSQELSRSEFLLPLAHSQEVETAGAPSPSMVKVRVEHPPEATVNIHRVIKLSGFSPSLRTLPAPSSSSSSSSSSSSSSSSGSAGAPAPARARVQAQTVRGGGTYTQQSGFKYCFREVKDGQCSSPLPGLRSQEMCCKGIGKAWGITDCVLCPDNTVKNTSNCPVGFEHSNGTECVDVNECLQPGRCENGLCVNTRGSYSCVCQAGFILDATHGICISQSVISEEKGQCHRVLGPGLGPSSCSLPILKSITKQICCCSRVGKAWGPSCERCPYFGSVAFKEICPAGPGYHYSASALQFNQRVNEQLGGRGAQLVTHGNQDRHGNQDRHGSGSGSGSSSSSASSSQPEQTSSAGGSSSRPGPAVTTHSHPQAPPQPPPRIQPQAPPQPPPRIQPQAPPQPPPRIQPQAPPQPPPWIQPQAPPQPPPRIQPQAPPQPPPRIQPQPQPQAPPQRPPQLHPQPPPISRSSSRPVQPSTGGATAGQGGLLDQQSQPDSVPSSRAQQRPASSGSQAGARSSSSSSSSSSSSSSSGSLPQQLADRRDTRPAVNSTPRPNKVLTVRGVCESRPGVCGRGLCVDQPGGTHTCVCDEGFQLGSQRTHCQDIDECVQNPCGHGRCDNTPGSYRCVCHLGYKLSGNTCTGKHGCGTTVCRDASLGRSGSEVCFVSDVDECLDPLQCPGQECINSQGSYRCLSCRPGYGLLNRLCTDIDECRQAPCSNGRCENTPGSFRCVCHHGYKLKNNTCTDIDECAEPSQCPGQMCVNSVGSYRCVSCRAGYTLTNRLCTDINECENSESCPGQQCVNTEGSYSCVDCASGYQSVSGECTDVDECAQDSQCPGQQCVNTVGSYRCVSCQPGFSSLNGVCQDVDECVRVGVCEAEQLCVNTPGSFRCDCAPGYRTVGLGRQCRDIDECVEGDLCFSRGECVNTPGSFTCVCSPGFRLSANRTACLDVDECVRPGVCSDGRCVNTDGSFSCVCQTGFTSNPERTACLDVDECVSSGGSVCVSQRCENTIGSFRCLTSCEPGYQGTDGGRCADVDECVSQPGVCGSARCVNMAGSFQCVCDQVGLEFDPPSRECVRTAAARLPSSSTSTSSSSSSSSSSSSSSFSSSSSSSSPSAPPHAVDLPPPRPGELRECYYHLADRGTCSLLATNSSQQECCCTVGEGWGLGCQYHRCPPTHTAQFLSLCPSGRGYITAGAGAFSYTDVDECKRFHPEVCKNGVCVNNIPGYSCYCSSGYVYNSTLLECVDHDECEEESCVGGVCVNTVGSYYCSCPPPLVLDDTQRNCVNSSHLTVDENLSVCWQQVSADLLCQSPLLGAQVTFTDCCCLYGDGWGMGCALCPPSDSEDYASLCSSVPLPVSPDLYPDPAGPEAGVRGGAGGGGGLFPPYGLDFFPPVLVPGRDFSRSDYEDYPPAGGSRRGFGGRSPASVGLPEDSYRRPDFSTGYFSEGDFVPPSDGRTPSLRLPADPRADLGFGARPDAPALSLAPLPGGEEGEEEDGRWRPGPPFPPYGDRSRGGAGAPRRLYERRYESYGLSAAEDCGILHGCENGRCIRVAEGYTCDCYPGYELDMTSMTCIDVNECEDSVAMEFPCVNARCVNTDGSFRCVCRRGYVVSRRTNHCVAA